A region from the Benincasa hispida cultivar B227 chromosome 8, ASM972705v1, whole genome shotgun sequence genome encodes:
- the LOC120083785 gene encoding respirasome Complex Assembly Factor 1-like isoform X1, which produces MKDGKSTKVNSQLQHQNGHLPPFKLAKLFDPETSWDKDQLGDVLHWMRQSVALVCGLLWGSIPLVGGIWFILHLGLDSYGQMEFLVISTTMVYGYYAMILKVDEEEFGGHGVLLQEGLFASITLFLLMWTLIYSLGHF; this is translated from the exons ATGAAGGACGGGAAATCGACCAAGGTCAATTCTCAGTTGCAGCATCAGAACGGTCACTTGCCGCCGTTCAAATTGGCTAAATTGTTCGATCCAGAGACTTCATGGGATAAG GATCAACTAGGAGATGTCTTGCATTGGATGAGACAATCAGTTGCTCTTGTATGTGGGCTGCTTTGGGGTTCCATACCTCTGGTTGGAGGAATTTGGTTCATCTT ACATTTGGGTTTAGACAGCTATGGACAAATGGA ATTCTTGGTGATATCAACCACGATGGTATATGGATATTATGCAATGATTTTGAAGGTAGACGAAGAAGAATTTGGCGGCCATGGAGTTCTCCTCCAGGAAGGGCTGTTTGCTTCCATAACTTTGTTTCTG CTTATGTGGACCCTCATTTATAGCTTGGGACATTTCTGA
- the LOC120083785 gene encoding respirasome Complex Assembly Factor 1-like isoform X2 — MKDGKSTKVNSQLQHQNGHLPPFKLAKLFDPETSWDKDQLGDVLHWMRQSVALVCGLLWGSIPLVGGIWFILFLVISTTMVYGYYAMILKVDEEEFGGHGVLLQEGLFASITLFLLMWTLIYSLGHF; from the exons ATGAAGGACGGGAAATCGACCAAGGTCAATTCTCAGTTGCAGCATCAGAACGGTCACTTGCCGCCGTTCAAATTGGCTAAATTGTTCGATCCAGAGACTTCATGGGATAAG GATCAACTAGGAGATGTCTTGCATTGGATGAGACAATCAGTTGCTCTTGTATGTGGGCTGCTTTGGGGTTCCATACCTCTGGTTGGAGGAATTTGGTTCATCTT ATTCTTGGTGATATCAACCACGATGGTATATGGATATTATGCAATGATTTTGAAGGTAGACGAAGAAGAATTTGGCGGCCATGGAGTTCTCCTCCAGGAAGGGCTGTTTGCTTCCATAACTTTGTTTCTG CTTATGTGGACCCTCATTTATAGCTTGGGACATTTCTGA
- the LOC120082938 gene encoding PGR5-like protein 1A, chloroplastic, with protein MAGTSTSFSRHLIKSTVSDLARTIRTAAPFHRVPFATKTPNNPLSSSDDLAQGPSCIFVGPIETATQETLESLYLQARDAYYSGQPLILDDMFDRVELKLRWYGSKSVVKYPRCSLRRQSTYSDAEEDLSQVLALAGIWLVFLALGCSACLVPLICTADLVFKDPLSLGLSYNSHGSAFEFLSAINAILFMAFGSLIGYPIATASVGVLQGLWRNDLVALKGACPNCGEEVFAFVRSDRANGSPHRSDCHVCECLLEFRIKFEKLSSRLGRQWVYGRIYLVRGKSRHQRLL; from the exons ATGGCCGGCACATCCACTTCCTTCTCCCGCCATCTCATCAAATCCACCGTCTCCGACCTCGCCAGAACAATCCGCACTGCCGCCCCCTTTCATCGCGTTCCTTTCGCTACCAAGACTCCCAATAACCCCCTTTCCTCTTCCGACGACCTCGCTCAAGGCCCCTCTTGCATATTCGTCGGCCCCATCGAGACCGCCACTCAAGAAACCCTCGAATCTCTCTACCTTCAG GCTAGGGATGCGTATTACAGTGGCCAACCGCTGATCCTCGATGATATGTTCGATAGAGTCGAG TTGAAACTGAGGTGGTATGGTTCAAAATCTGTGGTCAAATATCCTCGTTGCAGTCTTAGACGGCAATCCACATATTCAGATGCTGAG GAAGATCTATCACAGGTTCTGGCATTAGCAGGCATATGGTTGGTGTTTCTGGCACTTGGCTGTTCAGCATGTCTTGTTCCTTTAATCTGCACGGCTGACTTAGTTTTCAAGGATCCACTCAGTTTAGGACTTTCCTATAACAGCCATGGATCTGCATTTGAATTTCTTTCTGCTATAAATGCCATCCTCTTCATGGCATTTGGGTCTCTGATTGGCTACCCAATTGCTACAGCTTCTG TGGGAGTACTTCAGGGCTTATGGAGAAATGATTTGGTGGCACTAAAAGGAGCCTGCCCAAATTGTGGAGAAGAA GTGTTTGCATTTGTAAGATCAGATCGTGCCAATGGCTCTCCTCATAGATCAGACTGTCATGTATGTGAATGTTTGTTGGAATTCCGGATCAAGTTTGAG AAATTGAGTTCAAGACTTGGTCGACAATGGGTTTACGGGCGTATCTACCTTGTAAGGGGTAAAAGCCGGCACCAAAGATTGCTGTAG